The nucleotide sequence TCCCTCTATTTTAGATTCACAATATCGTTAACATACAATTTAAATCCTGTTATAAACTATGAAgcaatttttgaacaaaattacTAAAACCAATATAAAAATAGCTATTTAGAAATGAATTTTATATTCTCAAATCATAAATAACCCcagaagtaaaaaaaatccacacaaaaccaagaaaaatctatcatttcaaaataaaaataataacatgaaTTTCGATCAgttatgattttgatgatcaACATAAACATGAAAATCTTGTATGTAATTGATGCTATGATGATTACCTGTCCAATAACTCCATCACACTTATCACCAATCAAAGCAATGATATCTTCAACTGAAAGAATTGTTTTCTTCTCTGTGCATATCtgaattcaataaaaacaaattcaatGCTTATAAACAATAGACTCAACAAAGAAGGAagcaaaaacgtaaaaaaaaaaaaaaaaaaaaaaatacagagagAATTGATTACTTCAAGACGACAATCTTGTTGAATGAGAAGGTTGATCCAACGAGTTCCAGGCATTGATTTTGTGCTAACAACTCTGTATTTTCCATTTGGGTTCCATACTTGAATTGAAACTGGTTTCGCCATTGAATGAGTGGAGTGAGTCAAGGTGGTGATGAACGAACTTTTCGTAACGGGTTGCTTTGTTGCttatagtagtagtagtaataataataatataagagATTGATTGACTGATTCGGTGTGAAACAGTGGATAATATTAATATGTTTCTGACCAATGAAATTGATGGATTTAGAAGACTTTGACTTTTTGGTTGCTTGATCATGGAATGATGATGTGTAGAGGATTTGGATCCTTTCATTTCAAGTTAATGTGAGGAGGAGGACATGAGGTGTTGAGATAGGGGGAAGAGATGAGTTGATGTAACGTTTAGGCCTCTCATTGCAAAAGGATAACATCCATTTTATCCTATTTCTCCCAACACAATAAATTCGAtgcacagtttttttttttctttcttttgagaaatgatatttgaataataattttttataacttttgtgacaattttttctctcatactcacataatCTTTTTACTCTctttctattgctttgatttttgtgtcaatacctcatttcctttgtaaaattttggttgtaacaaaagttgtcacatatatggatgttcaaataacaactCTTTATAATTTGGAGTTCGATCCAGAAATAAGTAAAGTATGATCGAATATTGTTCTATCTGTCCCCCTTGAACTTAACTAAAGacaataatatatgtaaggtccgagGTTTAAATCTGACCACCACCAAAAAGGAATATTGTTCTATCTAATAATCCAACTCACGTTCTTAATAACTCGTCGTGGATTGTTACATTGttttgatgtaatatttttttctttcaattatgtCATTCTTTTAAAGTGCTCCCTCCATCTAATATTAATTgtcaatttaacattttttctatgtctcaaaatatttttattataaaatatatttttttctactaatatacattatttatttattgaatttcactcCACATAACTATTCGACATTACTAACTACGATTAATAGAGCTATTCTAGTAACTGATATTAATTTTACagttaaaaaaatcacataaaatttaTCAACCAAGTAAGTCAAATCACaaagtttccttaaaaaaagtcaaatcaTAAATTTCTATCATCTTTGGAGTATAACGTTTTGaatatcttcttaaaaaaagaaaaacgttTTGAATATATGCCAATTATATATGTCAAGATTTTAATTGCAACtgtctcataaaaaaaaatgcaaagttATAATGGAATTTCAAGCCtcaaatatatgattttatttttctatgatCACTCAAACTTCAAATATATGGTCTTTTAACATTTACATATGAATTAAAAATCCATACCTAAAAGATTCCAAAACAGcatagaaaaaaatatgactcATAGGCATCAGAAATTTAGTTAAGGTATCACATGTGTATATATGAACCGTGCTCGATAGCTCGATTCCTCTGCCCCTTGCTCCTCTTACGTGTGAATCATACTAAACATGCATTATGCTGACAACAATACACAAGTTCCATAACTGAAACTCGAATGCAAGTTCATGATAATGCTTACAAATGCATTACAAACTGCAAAGCacaaaagatataaaatatcCCGAAATGAAACATGATTGAACATCTTTGACTAATGATTGGGACCCAAAAGTGCAAGAAGAAAAGTCCTGTAGTTGCCAGATGTTTCAGAGTGAACTGCATCATTCAATGTCTTTTTGTATTTCTTTGCATATTCAGCTTTGATATATTCCATATCAATCTCAGTCCTTGTTATAATTACCCTTATCAGTGTATCATCATTAGTCCCTAAACCTTTCATTGCCTTATACAACACCTGCATGGTTACAAAGGTGTGAATATACAAATTTTGTGCATAGGAAAATTAAGACATTTAAAAGGTTCACTGGTATTCTTAATCTATGAATCACTCATACAGATACCAGACAAAACTTTAATAGTCATACGTAAACATCGTtaataacttcaaaaaataaaagtgattgaaTGAATCCACATCATCAGTGTCAAACATCGCACGTGTCGGACACCAGAGTTAGCTATAATACATTTGATTTACCCTACTCTTACAAAATGCCCTCACAAAATTTTAATGAATTAGGTTAATTCACAAAATTGTTTCtctaattcatttttattagaGAAGGATAGAAAGGAAATTCTATTGAAAAGGTGCTCACTTTATTTACTATATAATATCATTTGTTTCTAAAAAGGCCATGCTAATGTACTAGTCTACATCATGATATAAGGCACTCAATTATTATATcatatagggttaattaagtttttggtcttataaatatttgcagttttatttttagtccctataaaaataaatcacattttttagtccctataaaattttctgtTATAGATTTTAGTCCCTGCTGTTAAGTGATTTTTAACAGTGCTGACATGGCACTGACAcgtcattattattatatttttgaattttatttatttttaaaaaaatcagaatttctttatttattttttttagggaaaaaattcagaatttctGTTTAAAAACGTTGGAATTGTTTGATTATTAAACATTTAAATTTcagtaattaaaataagagataaagttgaattataagaattataacataaaattaaaatttaaaacagaaACCCTAAAAATCCAGATTTGGGGGAATCTAATAAGTCAAAACGCATAAACAAAACTAAAAGCTATAacagaaaattttatagggactaaaagtgtgatttatttttataagggctaaaaacaaaactgcagatatttatagggaccaaaaacttgaTTAATCCTATCATATATGCAAAAATGCAAACAGAAAAGTAGAAACAATTCAAACTGGGAGCTTTTCAATTGGAGCAAGACAAAAAGCACAAACTGGTTTTGGAAATATTAACCCTTCAATAACTGTTTCCTGCCTCGGAACACAAGCACACTGTTATTGAACACAAACTGTGCCTATTGCTAAAAGACTAAAAGAAGCATTTTCCAAAAGTTGAAGTGAAGATGAATACCTTTGCAAAATACTTTCCTGGATTAGTAGCACACTGAATTATTGTCAAAAGTGCGTTACCGAAATTCCCTGAAGCTTCATTCCTTACTGCCTGATATGATTTCAGCTTGAAAATCAATACTTCAATAGATAAATGAAGTTGAATAAATAAGATTAATGTGATCAAAATACCTTCTTCAATGAGTGACCATACATGTCATGATAATAAGAACTGATTGCAGCCAAATGTGCGGCACTCCTTTCACTGAATATTTGGACAAAAGTCTTTTCATCAGTTCCGAGTTTCTTTTCACCCGCTTTGTAGAGAACTTTTGCATCCTTCTCAGCAATTTCTCTATTAACCTCGGGACCTTCATGGCGAGGGGTGCTTACATATGCAAGCAAAATCTAAACAGTTTTTTGCATAAACAGATTAGTTTTTAGTAGTCGCAGGTcctttgttttataaaattgagaACAAAGAACTAAGACATTATCATGAAAGCAATCAAATGTGACAGTTTTTGCATCCTATGAGGAAAACTTATGAACTATGGTCAATTTGGCCTTTAACATTTCGAATCTAGAAAGACACAAACACTTGAAAGTGCGTACCTTATTATCAGCAAAAgttgaaaaaacaagaaattagagatggaaaaaataaaattggtccCCCTCTACTACTTGAGGCGGATTAGAAACTGAATTCACATTTTTACATCTCTAAATATCTGttgttatttcaactttttctagtagtgtcaGATGGCATACGCTATAATCAAAAGCAACATGATAGGAGGATCCATAATGTGACTAATTTGTGATGTGATAACTACGGCTCAATATAAACTGCATCTACACTATAGAAACCTTACCTTTTGAAGATCCCCGGAAGTGTTTGATTTCACTTCATGCTCGAGATAAACACCAAACTTTGAATGGTATAACTGTTTTAGATATTGTAGTTGGGATGGAGTGCGCGAACAGATTACTTCGGTAGCAGCTTCAAGGTTTCTATCCACAACTAGTGACTTCCTGATGATTTCCACATCACGTCCTGCATGGTCAGGCATCCAAAGTAGAACAGCAGTCTGAAAAACAGAAAAGTGtatgagaaacaaaaaaaacaaaaaaaaattcaaaaatccaaAGAGAGAAGTACTAAGTTATTGAAAACTTGATCTGCTCTGTATGATCTTTCCGTGCACCGGTTGGATTGATTGAATTTGCATTTTACAAAAAGTTATTACATTTTGTAATGTAAAAGATTGATCTATAGTTTTGATTGATCTCTTCTTTAACACACACTTTACAAAGTTATCTACTTATATGACTACAGAATTGACtttcagaaaaataaacaaacaatgaaaaatgtattaagaagaaaataaaaagtcatGTAATTTGAATAACATGATCATTGAGTGTATACTCAGTAGTAATTTGGTACCTCCAACTTTCCGCTCAGCTTCGAAACCAAGCTTTTTGAAAGCTCCTCCGAGTATGTAGTCCGATATTCTTGTTGGATGTAGGCACGCTGTGTCGCATCTCGATGAGCAAGAATGTTGATCACAGCATTTGTGTCACAGCCAAATCCTGTGAAACCATAGAATTAGAATATAATAAAGGTTTCATGGAATATAGCAATAGACTTTCCTTACAAGTAATCTCTTAATACAAAgaataaataattcaaataatgtcCTGGAATAGAACTACATATCGAAGTacacttttttcaaaaatgaaattagATGAAATATACTTATTAGGAGAATAAAAGTGGTAGAGTTAGTAGTGTCGTTGAAAAATGTTTGTTAGTTTGTTAAAGCATTGAAAAGAGCTCACGTATCACATTTTACAATACTTTCTTCTAGGCTTCGATAGCTCGTTCTTCGCGTTTCGTTCCTCACAATACTCTCAAAATGTAGAACTATAGTAGACATTTAATATATCTACCAAATTAATGCAATTTTCAGTCTAccaaaaaattgattcaatctACGATGcaattcaattttataatgATTTGGGTATACATTGAATAATGGTTATACCCAAATCAACTCTAACCTTATATATCAGTTTTATAAGTCTCGCAAAACTCAAATTCAAAGATGATATTAGAATCTATCAAAACACCAGGGTCACGTTCTATGAAGCATAAATACAAACACGACACAACACTGACACGTCGACACTGTTAATAGTTATATGTTCAGTATCGGGGAGAAGTGTCCGTGCTACATTGATCACACTTCATATATCCAGTCCTAGAGGTGAGAAGGGTAACCTCATTGACCCAACAGATCTGGGATAAGGTCTAATACTAATTTGATGTGT is from Medicago truncatula cultivar Jemalong A17 chromosome 1, MtrunA17r5.0-ANR, whole genome shotgun sequence and encodes:
- the LOC25485609 gene encoding annexin D5, with amino-acid sequence MPTLVVPPFPPSPRDDAMQLYRAFKGFGCDTNAVINILAHRDATQRAYIQQEYRTTYSEELSKSLVSKLSGKLETAVLLWMPDHAGRDVEIIRKSLVVDRNLEAATEVICSRTPSQLQYLKQLYHSKFGVYLEHEVKSNTSGDLQKILLAYVSTPRHEGPEVNREIAEKDAKVLYKAGEKKLGTDEKTFVQIFSERSAAHLAAISSYYHDMYGHSLKKAVRNEASGNFGNALLTIIQCATNPGKYFAKVLYKAMKGLGTNDDTLIRVIITRTEIDMEYIKAEYAKKYKKTLNDAVHSETSGNYRTFLLALLGPNH